A section of the Suncus etruscus isolate mSunEtr1 chromosome X, mSunEtr1.pri.cur, whole genome shotgun sequence genome encodes:
- the UBQLN2 gene encoding ubiquilin-2: MAENGESGGPPRPSRGPAAAPGPSSAPAEPKIIKVTVKTPKEKEEFAVPENSSVQQFKEAISKRFKSQTDQLVLIFAGKILKDQDTLIQHGIHDGLTVHLVIKSQNRPQGQSAQPSSAVGNNSTAAPASASASASTPRSNSTPTSTNSNPFGLGSLGGLAGLSSLGLSSTNFSELQNQMQQQLLSSPEMMIQIMENPFVQSMLSNPDLMRQLIMANPQMQQLIQRNPEISHLLNNPDIMRQTLEIARNPAMMQEMMRNQDLALSNLESIPGGYNALRRMYTDIQEPMLNAAQEQFGGNPFASVGSSSSSGEGTQPSRTENRDPLPNPWAPPAATQSSATSSTTTSSISSSSNATGNTMAAANYVASIFSTPGMQSLLQQITENPQLIQNMLSAPYMRSMMQSLSQNPDLAAQMMLNSPVFNANPQLQEQMRPQLPSFLQQMQNPDTISAMSNPRAMQALMQIQQGLQTLATEAPGLIPSFTPGVGVGVLGTAIGPVGPVTPLGPIGPIVPFTPIGPIGTIGPTGSADTTGSGGPTGPTVSSSSPSETMSPTSESGPNQQFIQQMVQALAGANPPQLPNPEVRFQQQLEQLNAMGFLNREANLQALIATGGDINAAIERLLGSQPS; this comes from the coding sequence ATGGCTGAGAATGGCGAGAGCGGCGGCCCCCCGCGCCCCTCCCGCGGCCCTGCCGCCGCCCCGGGCCCTTCCTCGGCCCCGGCCGAGCCCAAAATCATCAAAGTCACCGTGAAGACCCCGAAAGAGAAAGAGGAGTTCGCGGTGCCCGAGAACAGTTCGGTCCAGCAGTTTAAGGAAGCGATCTCCAAACGCTTCAAATCCCAAACCGATCAGCTGGTGCTGATCTTTGCGGGAAAAATCCTGAAAGATCAAGATACCTTGATCCAGCACGGCATCCACGACGGCCTGACCGTCCACCTGGTCATCAAAAGTCAGAATCGACCGCAGGGCCAGTCTGCACAGCCGAGCAGTGCCGTGGGAAATAACTCGACCGCGGCCCcggcctcggcctcggcctcGGCTTCGactcccaggagtaactccacACCTACTTCCACAAATAGCAACCCATTCGGGTTGGGCAGCCTGGGTGGACTCGCAGGCCTCAGCAGCCTGGGCTTGAGCTCCACCAACTTCTCCGAGCTTCAGAACCAGATGCAGCAGCAGCTCCTGTCCAGTCCCGAGATGATGATCCAGATCATGGAAAATCCCTTTGTTCAGAGCATGCTGTCGAATCCTGATCTAATGAGGCAGCTGATTATGGCCAATCCACAGATGCAACAATTGATTCAGCGAAACCCAGAAATCAGTCACCTGCTTAACAACCCAGATATAATGAGGCAGACCCTGGAAATCGCCAGAAACCCGGCCATGATGCAAGAGATGATGAGAAATCAAGACCTGGCCCTCAGCAATCTGGAGAGCATCCCAGGGGGTTACAATGCTCTGAGGCGCATGTATACTGACATTCAAGAGCCTATGCTGAATGCTGCACAAGAGCAGTTTGGGGGTAATCCCTTTGCCTCCGTGGGGAGCAGTTCCTCCTCGGGGGAAGGTACTCAGCCTTCCCGCACCGAAAATAGAGATCCATTACCCAATCCATGGGCGCCACCAGCGGCTACCCAGAGTTCTGCGACTTCCAGCACAACTACCAGCAGTATCAGTAGCTCCAGCAATGCAACTGGGAACACCATGGCTGCAGCCAATTATGTTGCCAGCATCTTCAGTACCCCAGGAATGCAGAGCTTGCTGCAACAGATAACTGAAAACCCCCAGCTGATCCAAAATATGCTGTCTGCTCCCTACATGAGAAGCATGATGCAGTCACTTAGTCAAAACCCAGATTTGGCTGCACAGATGATGCTGAATAGCCCGGTGTTTAATGCAAATCCTCAGTTGCAAGAGCAGATGCGTCCACAGCTCCCATCTTTCTTGCAGCAAATGCAGAATCCAGACACAATATCAGCCATGTCAAATCCAAGAGCAATGCAGGCTTTAATGCAGATCCAGCAGGGACTACAGACATTAGCTACTGAAGCACCTGGACTCATTCCAAGCTTCACTccaggagtgggggtgggggtgctggGAACTGCTATAGGCCCTGTAGGCCCTGTTACACCCCTTGGGCCCATAGGGCCCATAGTTCCCTTTACCCCCATTGGGCCTATTGGGACCATAGGACCCACTGGCTCTGCTGATACCACTGGCTCTGGTGGTCCCACTGGGCCCACTGTGTCCAGCTCTTCACCCAGTGAAACTATGAGTCCAACATCAGAATCTGGACCTAACCAGCAATTTATTCAGCAAATGGTTCAGGCTCTTGCTGGAGCAAATCCTCCACAGCTGCCAAATCCAGAAGTCAGATTTCAGCAACAACTGGAACAGCTCAATGCAATGGGGTTCTTAAACCGTGAAGCAAACTTGCAGGCTCTAATAGCAACAGGAGGTGACATCAATGCAGCCATTGAGAGGCTGCTAGGCTCTCAGCCATCCTAA